Proteins from one Podospora pseudoanserina strain CBS 124.78 chromosome 1, whole genome shotgun sequence genomic window:
- the GPH1_1 gene encoding Non-essential glycogen phosphorylase (COG:G; EggNog:ENOG503NVUR; CAZy:GT35): MLISNCLAGLADLGFRIEDVIEQEHDAALGNGGLGRLAACFLDSLASLNYPAWGYGLRYRYGIFKQEIIDGYQVEVPDYWLDFNPWEFPRHDVTVDIQFFGHVRKSTDENGRTVAHWEGGEIVKAVAYDVPIPGYATPSTNNLRLWSSTAASGEFDFQKFNNGDYESSVADQQRAETISAVLYPNDNLERGKELRLKQQYFWVAASLYDIVRRFKKSKRPWKEFPEQVAIQLNDTHPTLAVVELQRILLDLEGLEWDEAWNIVTNTFGYTNHTVLPEALEKWSVPLIQHLLPRHLQIIYDINLYFLQSVERRFPEERDLLGRVSIIEESQPKMVRMAHLAIVGSHKVNGVAELHSDLIKTTIFKDFVTIFGPDKFTNVTNGITPRRWLHQANPRLSELISSKTGGKDFLTDLNELNKIELYVKDKAFRKEWADIKLANKERLAKHIKASAGVTVDPTALFDVQVKRIHEYKRQQLNIFGVIHRYLTLKAMSPEERKKQQPRVSIFGGKAAPGYWMAKQIIHLINSVGKVVNNDEDIGDLLKVVFLEDYNVSKAEIIIPASDISEHISTAGTEASGTSNMKFVLNGGLIIGTCDGANIEITREIGENNIFLFGNLAEDVEDLRHAHTYGTHEIDTDLNRVFQEIEKGTFGSTQDFAALISAVRDHGDYYLVSDDFHSYIETQALVDDAYRNQEEWITKCITSVARMGFFSSDRCINEYAEGIWNIEPLRVEKEEGA, translated from the exons ATGCTGATCAGCAACTGTTTAGCTGGCCTCGCCGACCTTGGTTTCCGCATCGAGGATGTGATTGAACAAGAACACGACGCTGCTCTCGGCAATGGTGGTTTGGGCCGCCTTGCCGCTTGCTTCCTGGACAGTCTTGCCAGTCTCAACTACCCAGCTTGGGGTTACGGCTTGCGATATCGCTATGGTATCTTCAAACAGGAGATCATTGATGGGTACCAGGTGGAAGTTCCTGATTATTGGTTGGACTTCAATCCTTGGGAGTTCCCTAGACACGATGTTACTGTTGATATCCAGTTCTTTGGCCACGTTCGCAAGTCGACTGATGAGAACGGGAGGACCGTTGCCCACTGGGAGGGCGGTGAGATCGTCAAGGCAGTCGCCTACGATGTGCCCATCCCTGGTTACGCGACCCCTTCTACGAACAACTTGAGGTTGTGGTCTAGCACAGCAGCCAGTGGCGAGTTTGACTTCCAGAAGTTCAACAACGGTGACTACGAAAGCTCTGTGGCCGATCAGCAACGCGCCGAGACAATCTCGGCGGTGCTTTACCCCAACGACAACCTTGAGCGCGGAAAGGAGCTGCGTCTGAAGCAGCAATACTTCTGGGTTGCCGCCTCGCTGTACGACATTGTCCGTCGTTTCAAGAAGTCCAAGCGCCCCTGGAAAGAGTTCCCCGAGCAGGTTGCCATCCAGCTCAATgacacccacccaaccctcgcGGTTGTCGAGCTCCAGCGCATTCTGCTGGATCTGGAGGGTCTCGAGTGGGATGAGGCTTGGAACATCGTCACTAACACTTTCGGCTACACCAATCACACCGTGCTCCCTGAAGCCCTCGAGAAGTGGTCTGTTCCCCTGATTCAGCATCTTCTTCCCCGTCACCTGCAGATCATCTACGACATCAACCTCTACTTCCTCCAGAGTGTCGAGCGCCGATTCCCCGAGGAGCGCGATCTTTTGGGGCGCGTTTCCATCATTGAGGAGTCGCAGCCCAAGATGGTTCGCATGGCCCATCTCGCTATTGTGGGTTCTCACAAGGTCAATGGTGTTGCTGAGCTACACTCGGATCTCATCAagaccaccatcttcaaggaCTTCGTGACCATCTTCGGCCCCGACAAGTTCACCAACGTCACAAACGGTATCACGCCTCGCAGATGGCTTCATCAGGCCAATCCCCGTCTGTCCGAATTGATTTCGAGCAAGACTGGTGGCAAGGACTTTTTGACGGACCTCAATGAGCTCAACAAGATCGAGCTGTACGTCAAGGATAAGGCTTTCCGCAAGGAATGGGCCGACATCAAGCTTGCCAACAAGGAGCGTCTTGCCAAGCATATCAAGGCGAGCGCGGGCGTCACCGTCGACCCAACCGCCCTATTTGATGTGCAAGTCAAGCGTATTCATGAGTACAAGCGCCAGCAGCTCAACATCTTTGGTGTTATCCATCGTTACCTCACACTCAAGGCTATGTCACCCGAGGAGCGtaagaagcagcagccaagaGTGTCCATTTTTGGCGGCAAGGCTGCTCCGGGATACTGGATGGCCAAGCAGATTATCCACTTGATTAACAGTGTGGGTAAGGTGGTCAACAACGATGAGGACATTGGTGACCTGCTCAAGGTGGTTTTCCTCGAGGACTACAACGTGAGCAAGGCCGAGATCATCATTCCTGCCTCGGACATCAGCGAGCACATCTCGACTGCCGGTACTGA GGCCTCTGGCACAAGTAACATGAAGTTTGTACTCAACGGTGGCCTCATCATCGGTACCTGCGACGGTGCCAACATCGAGATCACGCGCGAGATCGGGGAGAACAACATCTTTTTGTTCGGCAACCTTGCTGAAGATGTTGAGGATCTCCGCCACGCACACACGTACGGCACGCATGAGATCGACACCGATCTCAACCGGGTATTCCAGGAAATCGAGAAGGGCACCTTCGGCAGCACACAAGATTTTGCCGCTCTGATCTCGGCTGTCCGGGACCACGGCGACTATTATCTTGTTTCTGACGACTTCCACTCATACATTGAAACGCAAGCGTTGGTGGACGATGCGTACCGGAATCAGGAGGAGTGGATTACCAAGTGCATCACATCGGTAGCGAGAATGGGCTTCTTCAGCTCGGATCGCTGTATCAATGAGTATGCCGAGGGCATCTGGAACATCGAGCCTCTCCgtgtggagaaggaggaaggagcgTAG
- the GPH1_2 gene encoding Non-essential glycogen phosphorylase (COG:G; EggNog:ENOG503NVUR): MASESLPTRQRRPSMGAPIVDIQGSVGPAGISRPKHKRTFTGFGAGEIKSVEASIPEPQREAWLKHQVSGFKDKDGFESEVVRHVETTLARSMFNCDESAAYSACSLAFRDRLILEWNRTQQRQTFVDSKRLYYLSLEFLMGRALDNAMLNIGQKDTAKGEWALKGCGI, from the exons ATGGCGTCCGaatccctccccaccagaCAGCGTCGCCCCTCCATGGGAGCCCCGATTGTGGACATCCAGGGCTCTGTCGGCCCAGCGGGCATCTCTCGGCCCAAGCACAAACGCACCTTTACCGGCTTCGGTGCCGGAGAGATCAAGAGTGTGGAAG CTTCCATCCCTGAGCCGCAACGTGAGGCCTGGCTGAAGCATCAGGTCAGCGGTTTCAAGGACAAAGATGGCTTCGAGTCCGAGGTCGTCCGTCATGTCGAGACCACGCTCGCTCGTAGCATGTTCAACTGCGACGAATCTGCAGCTTATTCGGCATGCAGTCTCGCCTTCCGCGATCGCCTTATCCTTGAGTGGAACCGCACCCAGCAGCGCCAGACGTTCGTTGACAGCAAGAGACTTTACTACCTGAGCTTGGAGTTCCTGATGGGAAGGGCTCTCGACAACGCTATGCTCAATATCGGACAAAAGGATACGGCCAAGGGTGAGTGGGCTCTGAAGGGGTGTGGCATTTGA
- the GPA2,MOD-D gene encoding Guanine nucleotide-binding protein alpha-3 subunit (EggNog:ENOG503NVBY; COG:D; COG:T), giving the protein MVTMGSCMSTSGEESEQRKRSNKIDRDLEEDSKRLRRECKILLLGSGESGKSTIVKQMKIIHLKGYSHEELKNYRPTVFKNLLECAKSVASAMRQFDIEPVLDENKRHLDFLIDYSLDTNPQTIDAKVSVAIQSLWNDPAKEQLMERQTEFYLMDSAEYFFDEAARIAHKEYIPNEMDVLRARTKTTGIYETRFKMGQLSIHMFDVGGQRSERKKWIHCFENVTSIIFCVALSEYDQVLLEESSQNRMMESLLLFDSVVNSRWFMRTSIILFLNKVDIFKQKLGRSPLSNYFPDYSGGNDVNKAAKYLLWRFNQVNRAHLNLYPHLTQATDTSNIRLVFAAVKETILNNALKDSGIL; this is encoded by the exons ATGGTCACAATGGGGTCGTGCATGAGCACGAGCGGGGAGGAGTCGGAACagcggaagaggagcaacAAGATTGACAGAGATCTGGAGGAAGATTCAAAACGGCTGCGCCGAGAATGCAAGATTCTACTGCTTG GCTCTGGTGAGAGCGGCAAGTCAACTATTGTGAAGCAGATGAAAATCATCCACCTGAAAGGTTATTCGCatgaggagctcaagaatTATAGACCCACCGTGTTCAAAAACCTGCTGGAATGCGCCAAATCGGTCGCCAGCGCCATGCGCCAGTTCGACATCGAGCCAGTACTGGACGAGAACAAGCGACATCTCGACTTTTTGATTGATTACTCCCTCGATACCAACCCACAGACCATTGACGCAAAGGTCAGCGTGGCGATCCAGTCATTATGGAACGACCCGGCCAAGGAGCAGCTCATGGAAAGGCAAACAGAGTTCTACTTGATGGACTCTGCGGAATA CTTTTTTGACGAGGCTGCAAGAATCGCACACAAGGAGTACATCCCCAATGAGATGGATGTGCTTCGGGCGAGAACGAAGACCACAGGTATCTACGAGACGAGATTCAAGATGGGTCAACTCAGTATTCA CATGTTTGACGTGGGTGGTCAACGCAGCGAACGCAAGAAGTGGATCCACTGTTTTGAGAACGTCACTTCCATCATCTTTTGTGTGGCCTTGAGCGAGTACGATCAGGTCTTGCTAGAAGAAAGCAGTCAG AACCGTATGATGGAGTCACTACTACTTTTCGACTCGGTAGTCAACTCACGGTGGTTTATGCGCACGAGTatcatcttgttcttgaacAAGGTTGATATCTTCAAGCAGAAACTGGGCCGATCTCCACTCAGCAACTATTTCCCCGATTACTCGGGAGGCAACGACGTCAACAAGGCAGCCAAGTATCTGCTCTGGAGATTCAACCAAGTGAACAGGGCGCATCTAAATCTCTACCCTCA CTTGACACAAGCGACAGATACTAGCAACATCCGTCTGGTTTTTGCTGCGGTTAAGGAGACGATCCTGAACAACGCGCTGAAGGATTCTGGTATTCTATAG